In Hallerella succinigenes, the following are encoded in one genomic region:
- a CDS encoding site-specific DNA-methyltransferase, which translates to MEHLKMKTADMASENFEKLKALFPNCVTESLDKDGNPVRAIDKDLLMQEINSEVVEGQKERYQFNWPGKRDAIRKANAPTTMTLRPCKDESVDFDNTQNLYIEGDNLEVLKLLQNNYLGKVKMIYIDPPYNTGNDFVYNDNFKQDSETFLETSGMFDEDGNMTLQNFEKNSESNGRFHTDWLNMMYPRLKVARNLLSEDGVIFISIDDNEQENLKKICDEVFGQQNFVAELIWERAYSPKNDARFISNSHDYVLMYGRDIEKFTIGRLPRTEEANARYLNPDNDPRGVWKPSDMSVKTYNADCDYPITTPSGRVVEPPAGRCWRLSKKAFLERLQDNRIYFGSDGNSVPCIKRFLSELKFDGMAPTSILFYKEVGHSQEGAKEVVALFGDKGVFDGPKPVRLLRRLLTLANLKEDSIVVDFFSGSASTAHALLQQNAEKNTRCKFILVQLPELVSETKKYQGFSNICEIGKERIRRAGKKIKEESGEKAKDLDIGFRVLKLAESNMNDVYYKPADIDQGFLDKLDTNIKRDRTPMDLLFQVMLECDLELSSKIEEREINGKKVFFVNDKELVACFDENIDEATITEIAKLKPYYFVMRDSSLATDNVADNFEQLWNAYSKDTIRKVL; encoded by the coding sequence ATGGAACACTTGAAGATGAAGACTGCGGATATGGCAAGCGAGAACTTTGAGAAGCTCAAGGCGCTGTTCCCGAACTGCGTCACGGAATCGCTCGACAAGGACGGAAACCCGGTCCGTGCCATCGACAAGGACCTGCTCATGCAGGAAATCAACAGCGAAGTGGTCGAAGGGCAAAAGGAACGCTACCAGTTCAATTGGCCCGGCAAGCGCGACGCCATCCGCAAGGCGAACGCCCCAACCACGATGACGCTCCGCCCCTGCAAAGATGAATCCGTCGATTTTGACAACACGCAGAACCTCTACATCGAAGGCGACAACCTCGAAGTGCTCAAGTTGCTCCAGAACAACTACCTGGGCAAGGTCAAGATGATTTACATCGACCCGCCCTACAACACGGGCAACGACTTTGTCTATAACGACAACTTCAAGCAGGATTCCGAAACATTCCTCGAAACGAGCGGCATGTTCGACGAAGACGGAAACATGACCTTGCAGAATTTCGAGAAGAACAGCGAAAGCAACGGCCGTTTCCATACCGATTGGCTCAACATGATGTACCCGCGCCTGAAAGTCGCAAGGAATTTGCTTAGCGAAGACGGCGTGATATTTATTTCCATTGATGATAATGAACAGGAAAACTTGAAGAAGATATGTGATGAAGTGTTTGGTCAACAAAATTTTGTTGCTGAATTAATTTGGGAACGCGCATACTCCCCAAAAAATGACGCAAGATTTATTTCTAATAGCCATGATTATGTTTTGATGTATGGTCGTGATATTGAGAAATTTACAATAGGAAGACTGCCGCGCACAGAAGAAGCCAATGCTCGCTATTTAAATCCCGACAATGATCCCCGTGGCGTTTGGAAACCCAGTGATATGTCTGTCAAAACATACAACGCCGATTGTGACTACCCTATTACCACGCCCTCTGGGCGGGTGGTAGAGCCTCCAGCAGGTCGCTGCTGGAGGCTCTCCAAAAAAGCTTTTTTGGAGAGACTCCAAGATAATAGAATTTATTTTGGGTCAGATGGGAACAGTGTTCCTTGCATAAAGCGTTTTTTAAGCGAGTTGAAATTTGATGGCATGGCTCCGACATCCATTCTTTTTTATAAAGAAGTGGGACACAGCCAAGAGGGAGCAAAGGAAGTTGTCGCTCTGTTTGGAGACAAAGGAGTTTTTGATGGGCCAAAACCAGTTCGTCTTTTAAGGCGTTTGCTGACTTTGGCTAATCTCAAGGAAGACTCAATTGTTGTAGATTTTTTCTCTGGCTCAGCATCTACCGCACACGCCTTGTTACAGCAAAATGCTGAAAAAAATACTCGCTGCAAATTCATCCTAGTTCAGCTACCAGAATTAGTGAGCGAAACAAAGAAATATCAAGGTTTTTCCAACATCTGTGAAATCGGCAAGGAGCGTATCCGCCGAGCAGGCAAGAAAATCAAGGAAGAATCCGGTGAAAAGGCAAAAGACCTCGACATCGGCTTCCGCGTATTGAAACTTGCCGAAAGTAATATGAACGACGTGTATTACAAGCCCGCCGACATCGACCAGGGCTTCCTCGACAAACTCGACACCAACATCAAACGCGACCGCACCCCGATGGATTTGCTGTTCCAGGTCATGCTCGAATGCGACCTTGAACTCTCCAGCAAAATCGAGGAACGTGAAATCAACGGCAAGAAAGTCTTCTTCGTAAACGACAAGGAACTCGTCGCCTGCTTCGACGAAAACATCGACGAAGCCACCATCACCGAAATCGCAAAACTCAAGCCTTACTACTTCGTCATGCGCGACAGCTCCCTCGCCACCGACAACGTCGCCGACAACTTCGAACAACTCTGGAACGCCTACAGCAAAGACACCATCAGGAAGGTGCTGTAA
- a CDS encoding DUF4391 domain-containing protein, which translates to MYGLPANTELSRQLSKERVFTQFKVNRTAQDAFNADISTMFISNHISEATVPGLKPGKKVQGIYVLTLNLKHPGCDKKNLELLAKAIPQNMVFALVLDGTAQFAVYYENLYATKPVKAENAKLELQGTDLDEVWEGLIKSIGNIAIEGENTLVEQIAADDARDALQKKIENLKAKAYKEKQPRRKRELINQVKELEKELQNATPKKED; encoded by the coding sequence ATGTACGGCCTGCCTGCAAATACGGAACTTTCGCGGCAACTCTCCAAAGAACGAGTGTTTACCCAGTTCAAGGTGAACCGAACCGCACAAGATGCGTTCAATGCGGACATCTCGACGATGTTCATCTCGAACCATATTTCAGAAGCGACCGTGCCCGGATTAAAACCCGGGAAAAAAGTGCAGGGCATCTACGTGCTGACGCTGAACCTCAAACACCCCGGCTGCGACAAGAAAAATCTGGAACTGCTCGCCAAGGCAATACCGCAAAACATGGTATTTGCGCTGGTCCTTGACGGAACGGCGCAATTTGCAGTATATTACGAGAACCTGTATGCAACAAAGCCGGTAAAAGCAGAAAACGCAAAACTGGAATTGCAGGGGACGGACCTTGACGAAGTCTGGGAAGGACTAATCAAGAGTATCGGAAACATTGCCATCGAAGGCGAAAACACCCTCGTAGAACAAATTGCGGCAGACGATGCCCGCGATGCCCTGCAAAAGAAAATCGAGAACCTGAAAGCGAAAGCCTACAAGGAAAAACAGCCCCGACGCAAAAGGGAGCTTATAAACCAAGTCAAGGAACTTGAAAAAGAATTGCAAAACGCCACACCCAAAAAAGAGGACTAG
- a CDS encoding ATP-binding protein: protein MIIQKRENQDVEFKQSWRDEYLKWICAFANTEGGILYIGVNDIGEVCGVADSHRLSEDIPNKIKHTMGLVCDIKLLNEGNKDYFKISVEKYPFPVSYHGKYYKRSGSTLQELSGIELDKMILSVQGRTWDSIPVPNVQIEDLENDAFRLFRTKAADSGRLDKESLSVTNGTLIKNLHLTENEMLNRAAVLAFHPDPEQWVTGAYIKVAFFENEADILYQDEIHGPLLLQVEKTMELIYTKYMKALISYDDIYRKETFFFPRAAFRELLLNAVIHKDYLSTTPIQIRIYKDKIRLWNDGNLPKEVPLENLYKEHVSKPTNPNLANIFFKCGMVESWGRGFEKIAAYCAEEKAKLPEIDLSLGGVTARCFASDAYLELLGRHSEKVPRKFLESSLKVPRNCPEKAQKTYIAIAQNPQVTSKKLSEELKISDRAVRKHIKELKAAGLIERIGSDRAGHWRIIAAEND, encoded by the coding sequence GTGATCATTCAGAAACGTGAAAATCAGGATGTCGAGTTCAAGCAATCTTGGCGAGACGAATATCTCAAATGGATTTGTGCCTTTGCAAATACAGAAGGCGGAATCCTCTATATTGGCGTGAACGACATCGGTGAAGTCTGCGGGGTGGCCGACAGCCACAGACTATCTGAAGATATCCCGAACAAAATCAAGCACACAATGGGACTTGTCTGCGACATAAAACTTTTGAATGAAGGAAACAAGGATTATTTCAAAATATCCGTTGAAAAGTATCCGTTTCCCGTAAGCTACCACGGCAAATACTATAAACGCTCAGGTTCCACACTGCAGGAACTATCCGGAATTGAGCTCGACAAAATGATTCTTTCTGTTCAGGGGCGAACATGGGATTCGATACCTGTTCCCAATGTTCAAATAGAAGACCTTGAAAATGACGCATTCCGATTATTCCGGACGAAGGCGGCTGATTCCGGCAGACTTGACAAAGAATCTCTAAGTGTCACAAACGGCACCTTGATAAAGAATCTCCATCTGACAGAAAACGAGATGTTAAACCGTGCCGCCGTTCTCGCGTTTCACCCTGATCCGGAACAATGGGTGACTGGGGCTTACATAAAAGTGGCCTTTTTTGAAAACGAAGCCGATATCCTATATCAAGATGAAATTCACGGTCCGCTTTTACTGCAAGTCGAAAAGACCATGGAGCTAATCTACACGAAATACATGAAGGCCCTGATCTCTTACGACGATATCTACAGAAAAGAAACCTTCTTTTTCCCAAGGGCTGCCTTCAGGGAACTTTTGCTCAATGCGGTAATCCATAAGGATTATCTCTCTACGACGCCTATCCAGATTCGTATTTACAAAGACAAAATCAGGCTATGGAACGACGGTAACCTGCCCAAGGAAGTCCCGCTTGAAAACCTTTACAAGGAACACGTATCCAAACCGACAAACCCCAACTTGGCCAATATTTTTTTCAAGTGCGGCATGGTTGAATCCTGGGGGCGTGGATTTGAAAAAATCGCGGCATACTGCGCCGAAGAAAAGGCCAAGCTACCAGAAATAGACCTCTCCTTGGGTGGAGTTACGGCAAGGTGCTTTGCATCCGACGCTTACCTTGAATTACTAGGAAGGCATTCCGAGAAAGTTCCTAGAAAGTTCCTAGAAAGTTCCCTGAAAGTTCCTAGAAATTGCCCGGAAAAAGCCCAAAAAACCTATATTGCGATTGCTCAAAATCCGCAAGTGACAAGTAAGAAGCTTAGCGAAGAACTGAAAATTTCGGATAGAGCAGTTAGAAAGCATATTAAGGAGCTCAAGGCAGCAGGCCTTATTGAACGAATTGGCAGCGACAGGGCTGGACACTGGCGAATTATTGCGGCTGAAAACGACTAA
- a CDS encoding FKBP-type peptidyl-prolyl cis-trans isomerase produces the protein MPIAENTKVAIHYTLKDDEGKVIDSSVGKDPLNYIHGQGMIVQGLEKALTGRNVGDKFSVDVAPKEGYGEYNSELVRAIPKNAFQADKIEPGMVFYANTPAGPMPLTVSKVEGDNVMIDMNHELAGKTLHFDIEVMQAETMTEAEIKEMMEPHHCCCHGEGHENGEEGDHCCCHGEGHDDEDGEHHCCGGHHDDPNHECKCKKKNKEN, from the coding sequence ATGCCCATTGCTGAAAACACAAAAGTCGCCATCCATTACACGCTCAAGGATGACGAAGGCAAAGTGATCGATTCTTCCGTCGGCAAAGATCCACTGAACTACATCCACGGCCAAGGCATGATTGTCCAGGGTCTCGAAAAGGCTTTGACCGGTAGGAATGTGGGCGACAAGTTCTCCGTGGACGTCGCTCCGAAAGAAGGCTACGGCGAATACAATTCGGAACTCGTCCGCGCCATTCCGAAGAACGCATTCCAGGCCGACAAGATTGAACCGGGTATGGTCTTTTACGCCAATACTCCGGCAGGTCCGATGCCGCTCACCGTTTCGAAGGTCGAAGGCGACAACGTGATGATCGACATGAACCACGAACTCGCCGGTAAAACTCTGCACTTTGACATCGAAGTGATGCAGGCAGAAACCATGACCGAAGCAGAGATCAAGGAAATGATGGAACCGCACCACTGCTGCTGCCATGGCGAAGGTCATGAAAACGGTGAAGAAGGCGATCACTGCTGCTGCCACGGCGAAGGACATGACGACGAAGACGGTGAACATCACTGCTGCGGTGGTCACCATGACGACCCGAATCACGAATGCAAGTGCAAAAAAAAGAACAAGGAAAACTAA
- a CDS encoding helicase-related protein: protein MPNFIDNISTTLHEELKVSVKPGSKVSIAAASFSIYAFEALKKELEQVEELRFIFTKPTFTKTDAVKNGKEQREFYIPKLNRERSLYGTEFEIKLRNQLSQKAIAKECADWIRRKVKFKTNVSDQVVHAGSIVVSDPAGEKTAFTPINDFSKTELGLEKGNYMGFGINKIEAPISNNFLASFNRIWNDNEKLQDITDTILENIENVYRENSPDYIYFVTLYNIFHEFLNNISEDDLANEATGFKNSAIWNKLYDFQKEASLAIINKLEKFNGCILADSVGLGKTFTALSVIKYYENKNRNVLVLCPKKLRDNWITYRENYKNNPVASDRFAYRVMNHSDLSRTSGYSGDIDIARFNWSNYELIVIDESHNFRNGGKTTDMGNDEDPKENRYLQLMNKVIRQGVRTKVLMLSATPVNNRFNDLKNQLELAYEGDSSQLEQAIGTGDRTIADIFKQAQSAYSKWSELDESERTTQRLLGMLNFDFFKILDSVTIARSRKHIEKFYDTSKIGAFPERLKPIARRPQITDIDSAVTFRAIFDLLQQLKLVVYSPSAYILPSRLYKYEDDAPTKAGGKGLSLINRERGIRVLMQVQLLKRLESSIYSFNTSLGHIKTLMGNTLVKLRNHVADLEINDIDGLGLDEDEITVGRENNRIHLDDLDYKSWERDLNADCETITKLIEMISIVTPEHDSKLQQLLADIDNKIEHPFNNDNRKVIVFSAFSDTAEYLYNNVAEHVLKKYGLHSALVTGDVNGRTTLKTKRKMDFNMALTLFSPISKEKQAIYPEIKENIDILIATDCISEGQNLQDCDYLVNYDIHWNPVRIIQRFGRIDRIGSKNKSIQLVNFWPDIELDEYINLKGRVESKMKAVVMTSTGDDNPIAPEEPGDLDYRRDQLKRLHDEVVDLEEMNKGVSIMDLGLNEFRQDLIEYMKTNPDIDHTPHGLHAVVAKTGTLPEGVIFVLKNKTGEINIGKKNRLHPFYMVYLDNNGNVITNHLAPKDLLDNVRALSKGKVEPLKDLCKAFNKETADGKRMDRYSKLLDKAVESIVDVRKESAIDSFLGGDQGELFDKVPAGLDDFELISFFVVK from the coding sequence ATGCCAAATTTCATAGATAACATCAGCACAACTCTTCACGAAGAATTGAAGGTCTCCGTCAAACCCGGAAGCAAGGTTTCCATTGCGGCGGCAAGTTTTTCTATTTACGCTTTTGAAGCACTAAAGAAAGAGTTAGAACAGGTTGAAGAGCTTCGGTTTATCTTTACAAAGCCGACTTTCACTAAAACAGATGCTGTCAAGAATGGTAAGGAACAACGCGAATTCTACATACCCAAGTTGAACCGCGAACGTTCTTTATACGGCACGGAATTCGAAATCAAGTTACGCAACCAGCTTTCGCAAAAAGCAATTGCAAAAGAATGTGCAGACTGGATTCGCCGCAAGGTCAAATTCAAGACAAATGTTTCCGACCAGGTGGTCCACGCAGGTTCCATAGTCGTATCTGACCCTGCCGGTGAAAAAACGGCATTCACACCGATTAACGATTTTAGCAAGACGGAACTCGGCCTTGAAAAAGGCAACTATATGGGTTTTGGTATAAATAAAATCGAAGCGCCCATATCGAACAATTTCCTCGCATCATTCAACAGAATTTGGAACGACAACGAAAAGTTGCAAGACATCACCGATACTATTCTTGAAAACATCGAGAACGTCTATCGCGAAAATTCACCGGACTACATTTACTTCGTTACGCTCTATAACATTTTCCACGAGTTCCTCAATAACATTTCCGAAGATGATTTGGCAAACGAGGCAACAGGTTTCAAGAACAGCGCCATCTGGAATAAGCTTTACGATTTCCAGAAAGAAGCAAGCCTTGCCATCATCAACAAATTGGAAAAGTTCAACGGATGCATTCTCGCCGATAGCGTCGGTCTCGGTAAAACATTTACGGCCCTTTCGGTCATCAAGTATTACGAGAACAAGAACCGCAACGTGCTTGTGCTTTGCCCCAAAAAGTTGCGCGACAACTGGATCACTTATCGCGAGAACTACAAGAACAATCCTGTTGCAAGCGACCGTTTTGCCTACAGGGTCATGAACCATTCCGATCTTTCCCGCACTTCGGGCTATTCAGGCGATATCGATATTGCGCGATTCAACTGGAGTAACTACGAGCTTATTGTCATCGACGAAAGCCACAACTTCCGCAACGGTGGCAAGACCACCGACATGGGCAACGACGAAGACCCGAAAGAAAATCGCTACTTGCAGTTGATGAACAAGGTTATTCGCCAAGGCGTTCGAACCAAAGTCCTGATGCTTTCGGCAACCCCGGTAAACAACCGCTTTAACGATCTCAAGAACCAGCTGGAACTCGCCTATGAAGGCGATTCGAGCCAATTAGAACAGGCAATCGGAACGGGAGACAGGACAATCGCCGATATTTTCAAGCAGGCACAATCCGCTTATAGCAAGTGGTCAGAACTGGATGAAAGCGAACGCACTACGCAACGACTGCTCGGAATGTTGAATTTTGACTTTTTCAAGATTCTTGATTCTGTTACCATCGCACGCAGCCGTAAGCACATCGAGAAGTTCTACGACACGAGCAAAATCGGCGCATTTCCAGAGCGCCTCAAGCCCATCGCTCGCCGCCCCCAAATTACCGACATTGATTCAGCGGTAACATTCCGAGCCATATTTGACCTATTGCAACAGCTGAAACTTGTAGTTTATTCACCTTCGGCGTACATTCTACCGAGCAGACTCTATAAGTACGAGGACGACGCCCCAACAAAAGCTGGAGGAAAAGGACTTTCTCTAATTAACCGAGAACGTGGTATCCGCGTTCTCATGCAAGTGCAACTTTTGAAGCGGCTTGAAAGTTCTATCTATTCTTTCAATACATCGCTTGGTCACATAAAGACCTTGATGGGGAACACCCTTGTCAAGCTTCGCAACCATGTTGCCGATCTAGAAATCAATGATATCGATGGACTCGGTCTTGACGAAGACGAAATCACCGTCGGTCGCGAAAACAACCGCATCCACCTAGACGATTTGGACTACAAGTCCTGGGAACGTGATCTCAATGCCGATTGCGAAACCATTACGAAACTTATCGAGATGATTTCCATCGTGACGCCGGAGCACGATTCAAAATTGCAGCAGTTGCTTGCCGATATTGACAACAAAATCGAACATCCATTCAACAACGACAACCGTAAAGTCATCGTATTCTCCGCTTTCAGTGATACTGCGGAATACCTCTACAATAATGTCGCTGAACATGTGCTCAAGAAATATGGCCTGCATTCAGCACTCGTCACAGGAGATGTAAACGGTCGCACAACACTCAAGACCAAGAGAAAAATGGATTTCAATATGGCCTTGACATTGTTTTCTCCCATCTCCAAAGAAAAGCAAGCTATTTACCCGGAAATCAAGGAAAACATTGACATCCTAATTGCAACGGACTGCATTTCTGAAGGTCAGAACTTGCAAGATTGCGACTACCTCGTAAATTACGATATTCACTGGAACCCCGTTCGCATTATCCAACGATTTGGCCGTATTGACCGTATTGGCTCCAAAAACAAGAGCATCCAGTTGGTAAATTTCTGGCCAGATATTGAACTGGATGAGTACATCAACTTGAAAGGACGTGTAGAATCAAAGATGAAGGCCGTCGTGATGACCTCTACTGGCGACGACAACCCGATAGCTCCCGAAGAACCCGGTGACCTTGATTATCGACGCGACCAGCTGAAACGATTGCACGATGAAGTTGTTGACCTTGAAGAGATGAACAAGGGCGTCTCCATCATGGATTTGGGCTTGAACGAATTCCGTCAAGACCTGATTGAATACATGAAGACGAACCCGGATATTGACCATACCCCGCACGGACTCCATGCCGTTGTGGCGAAAACGGGCACACTCCCCGAGGGGGTCATTTTCGTTCTCAAGAACAAAACGGGTGAAATCAACATCGGCAAAAAGAATCGTCTGCATCCGTTCTACATGGTTTATTTGGACAACAACGGCAACGTGATTACAAACCACCTTGCCCCAAAAGATTTGCTGGATAATGTACGCGCACTGAGCAAAGGCAAAGTGGAACCTTTGAAAGACCTGTGCAAAGCGTTCAACAAAGAGACCGCCGACGGCAAGCGAATGGATCGCTACTCCAAGCTGCTTGACAAAGCCGTAGAATCCATCGTTGATGTCCGCAAAGAAAGCGCCATCGACAGTTTTCTCGGTGGCGACCAAGGTGAACTTTTTGACAAGGTGCCCGCCGGCCTTGACGACTTTGAACTCATCAGCTTCTTCGTGGTGAAATAA